In the genome of Carya illinoinensis cultivar Pawnee chromosome 13, C.illinoinensisPawnee_v1, whole genome shotgun sequence, the window ATTTtagtaattataatcattatCATAGCTCCCCCCCCAAAATTCTTTTCATGCAGGGAATGTATGTGCTCAGCAATATTGCAAGTGGGAATGAGTTTCATAAGGATGCGGTAATGCACCAACTCATTCCACAAGTGAATGATGGGGACTGTTCTTTTATAGTCAAGTTTTTACGAAGTAATGACAGCCAGTTACGTACAGCAGCCATATGGGCCATAATAAATCTCACTTTTCCATCAAGTCCAGGTGCATCAAGTCGGGTTATAAAATTACGCAATGCTGGCATAGTTTCTCAAATAAAGACAATGGTCAATGATCCCTCTTTAGATGTAAAGGTTGGTCACTTTATAATTCAAATCGGATGATTTTTgtcggcttttttttttttaatctgcgAAATAATATCTAATTTCTCATTTGGCTCAGCTCCGTGTAACAACTGCACTTGGGCAAtttatggcttttagtgacGGCTCGGCATGATCtgtcttttttcatttttcccccATTCCTCAAACCCCAAGCAAAGAGAAGGAATATTGATGCAGTTTGGTTTTTCACCTGCTCTGTGAGATATATCTAGCCTTCTCTCAGTGCCAGCAAAAAAAAGGGTATGTTTCATAAGGTCAAAGTaactttatttttagatttgaaataaTCTACAATTGTAGCATTCGAAATGAGTATTTTGTAGCTCattaattttggaaaaaaattatctgtGTTACTTCCAGCTTGTGGTTACAAATTTTGTTTGTTAGATTCAtctttcttctcattttctaGCATGTGATAATTACGGGATCACTATAATTCTGTTAAGAGTGTTATCTTTTAGAATGATGGCTGGCATTAGTGGCCATTAGAAGTTAATTTGCTTTGAAGTAGCTTCAAAAGATTGAATTGGAGTCTAATGAGTAACATTGGTGCTtccatttttatgttttttgcaGATGTGACACATTGCTTTCAGTTTTTTGTCCAGTTAAAGCAGTGTGAGAGCTTACTCATTTTGTAGGTACTCCTGAGCAAATAATTTATAAGGAAGTCCCATTTCTGTGATACGTACATTCTGTCTGTCTGTTTTTTTGCATGGATCAAAttattcattttgttttatGGTCTTGAAGAGTGTACGTACAATCTGACTCCTATATTGCCAGTCATGTTGGACCATCGATCAGTCTCATTACTAccgttattatttttcaaaaaatattagctcttttttttttttttttaatggttctGTGGAAGCAGTATTATGGATGCGGTGATGGTTTTCTGCAATTGGGGCAGGGTTACTTGCGCTGCAGACACGACAACTTGACTAGTTTTGCTGAACACTCTTATGCTTGGGGGGAGAAGAATCAGGAAGATTTTTCATGGATCAGATAATGTACTCTGAATAAATGGTTGGTTGACATATTATTTAGACAAGATCCAACTGCCTTACACAAGGCCATTGATGGTACCTATTGGGGCTTTGACGGATTATTCTCATCTTGGTTGATGAGGCTTTGTAAAGccaatgttttctttttctttttctttttctttttcttttccttgtatTTTATGTATGGTGCAAGATTATGGTTGTTAACATGAATGAAGGCGGGTGGGTGTAGAGCTATTGGGTCTATATGCTCACATGAATGAATATCTACATCAGCCTTGTGTTATTAAATTCAACTCACGATGCACTGCATTCGATTGAGAGAACTTTATAAATTGTGGGCTGGTATTTCATATATACAACCAACAGAATGCggcattttattaattttgtgtaaACTGATATAAAAGACATTCATGATTCAtgaaatcttgataattgataatatatatatatatttatatatttatatatacctAGAGTAGGAGCGACACTGGGGAGGGAGATAAGAAGACCTAAACTATATGAAGTTGAAAGTCAGCCAATCTTCTCCGTGTTCGTATCATCCGATGGCCATTTAACAGTCTCTATAAGACGTTCGCGCATCAACTCCAAGTTTTCATCGGAGATCTCTTGATATATTTCAGCATGATTACATTTCTGCATTGCAATGACATAAAAAGAAGGGTTTTCACACGATTTAGCTTGTTTGTAAGAGCCATGCATTTTGCAGGTTTAAAAGAAAGAGAtttgaagggaaaagaaaaataaaaaataaaattccacaCCTTAACCCATTTACCATACAGGTGAAGCCTGGTTACCATCACTCTCTCAGCAAGCTCTTGCTTCTCCTGTCATTAGATTACATGGTGTCTCATACGTGTCTTCAAGTTTGGTAAAATATATAGCATTGGACGTTGGATTTAACATTACAACTTGATATTTTGCAGAATGGAAGTAACAAATCAAAACCCAATTAGTTCACAGAGACAAACAATGGAAAGAAGAAAGACATAAAATAATTCAGTTATTGCATCTTTTTAAGATTTCCAAGAATTGACTTTAACAACATGAAATGGTTTTACATAGGTACACAAAAACCGACGatttatataaaagtgactgcaaatagaatttttgttaagaGAAATGAAATGTTCACTTTCTACATATTGGTAACCAAACGATAGGAGTGGAAAACCTACCTTTCCAAGGGTCCGAATGAAACGTTTTCCTTCACCAGGCTTGTTTGATGCAACATAACTGTCCAAATGAATAAAGAACCAACATTTAAATAGAAGAATTATTACCATAAcctaaatacatttaaacacatCTGTTCAGATGTAGGTTAGGAATTGGAGAGTTTAGATCCTTGTCACTCATTGCTGCTGCTCTTACTTAGAAAGATCAAtaagagttttttatttttattttattttatataccaATTACCTAGGTAAGCTAATCTGGAAGAACAGAGTTGACTTACTAGAATAATGGTCCAGTTTGTGTCCAACAAAAGCCTCAAATCATGGTCCACTTTAACGCACAAGGTTTTGATACCATGTTGGAGCATCAAAACCAAAAGCTCGAGCAATTGTTTCTAGAGGCCAACTAACAACATAAACCCATTTCATGCTCCACAAAATTAGGAGCGTTTTAGTTCCCTGCTTATGAAGTTACAATATATAACCATGGCAATTTTAATCTAATTCACAGAAGAATATGGCTCCGACTTTGTGGCATTTTCACTTAATTCAAAATCTCTCTCAATTCTAGTCGATGCACCAAGTTCATTATGAAAGCAAGGGATCCCACTTACTCGTAAAACCACCTATATTGCGTCGGATTCATCTCATACAGCTGGTTAAGAACAGTCCTCACAGCCTTATAGGTGAAATAGTTGAGAATTTGCTGCAGACAGACGTTTTGTTAGCCATATCACATTACAGGTTACAGTTTTATAATGAGTGGATAACAGTAATATGAAAGCTTTCAGAAGACAAATATTTACAGGATACAATACTTAGCACTAATCAATAAACACTTGTACCCTTCAGAGCAGACAGGGATGCATCTGCATTGTGAGTTACTCATTGGGAATGGCATCCATTGCTAAATTAGGCATTTTGTTGATAGTTTCATGTTGTAACTATGAACACACAAATAGTTTAGAAAAAGGATAACGAGATTGTTTGATCTAAAAAAATCAGAATCTAAGGTTATAGGCACTATTCATATAGAACGTAACATCAAAGAAGCACATGTTCTGTTATGTGTTCAATATTTCTGCTCATTGCATTGGGATTGCTTAAAAATAAAGCAGAAGCTTCTCTTTTACAAAACAGATAAAGATGCAGTTCTTAGAACAATAAATGAGCACATCTCTGTGGATACGTGAACAGTGGTAGCTTGCCTCTCAAAAAGTCAACTTTATGATACAGAGTTGGACAATTGAAGAACCCACAAAATACATGGAAGTGACCACTTCAGTTTCATTTACATGGGGGACTTATTTCATGTATCAAATTCAGAGATCTCATCCCCCATTCCAAATCTCCCATTCATTAACGAGtcattctactcatcatccctacCCCACACACCCcacttgattttttattttttgttttttattt includes:
- the LOC122291699 gene encoding chaperonin-like RbcX protein 2, chloroplastic; this translates as MVGALSVMGSSVVDSHTSPCLCLDALPSTNMNFKSGGDLVLHRNLMTRKHFGKLGSVELRSSFIDAGRELRLSRKALSGVVNRSSRKQRKDRRLVIVNEVAGQYEDSFEDVKTQILNYFTYKAVRTVLNQLYEMNPTQYRWFYDYVASNKPGEGKRFIRTLGKEKQELAERVMVTRLHLYGKWVKKCNHAEIYQEISDENLELMRERLIETVKWPSDDTNTEKIG